taatGCAGAACCCAGTTTCAGaacagaaaaataaagaaaacccATGTTCAAATCCTGTTGTTTTATCCTCAGATGATGACGAACCAGAAGAAACACTAAATGATAACaagcaaatagttttgtatgatCCATCTGTAAATGGGGTTCCTCAATTCGACCCGATTCAGATTAAAGACCCAGGATCTCAGAAAATACTACCTTCTGTTGGTGCATTTACAGTTCAGTGTGCTGTGTGTTTTAAATGGAGGTTAATACCCACAAAAGAGAAGTATGAAGAAATACGAGAACACATTTTGGAACAACCATTTTCGTGCGATTTAGCTAAAGAGTGGAGACCAGAAATATCATGTGATGTAGAAGGTGATATTGAGCAAGATAATAGTAGATTATGGGCAATTGATACGCCTAATATTGCACAACCTCCTCCTGGTTGGGAAAGAGAACTCAGAATTCGTGGTGAAGGAAGTTCTAAATTTGCTGATGTGTATGTTTCtgggattttctttttttaattaattgaattttcgatttttttttcatttctattttgtggaaaatctaagcttattttgtttaattttgttttgatttttctatTTGATGTGtgcttaatatttttgattttttaatgtttgtcaTGGGATAAAGattgataattttttggtttGGTTTATCATAGATTATGCTCTTATGAA
This Amaranthus tricolor cultivar Red isolate AtriRed21 chromosome 13, ASM2621246v1, whole genome shotgun sequence DNA region includes the following protein-coding sequences:
- the LOC130797758 gene encoding methyl-CpG-binding domain-containing protein 2-like, giving the protein MQNPVSEQKNKENPCSNPVVLSSDDDEPEETLNDNKQIVLYDPSVNGVPQFDPIQIKDPGSQKILPSVGAFTVQCAVCFKWRLIPTKEKYEEIREHILEQPFSCDLAKEWRPEISCDVEGDIEQDNSRLWAIDTPNIAQPPPGWERELRIRGEGSSKFADVYYIAPSGKRLRSMVEVQKFLFQHPEYMVQGVTLSQFSFRIPKPLQENYVRKRTARLPGDSAYGRQGSLPTIEASPLSWIVPADATTLQRDRPHVTPPAKKKARSSNEHAHSSSPFQHNPQNLKIHGVYEF